From the Periophthalmus magnuspinnatus isolate fPerMag1 chromosome 1, fPerMag1.2.pri, whole genome shotgun sequence genome, one window contains:
- the apela gene encoding apelin receptor early endogenous ligand — MKMFNLLYLLLLLVALLVSASAARPDFLNLRRRYHRHHCPHRRCLPLHSRVPFP, encoded by the exons ATGTTCAACCTGCTTtatctgctgctcctgctggtGGCTCTGCTCGTGTCTGCGTCTGCGGCCAGGCCAG attttctaaACCTCAGAAGAAGGTACCACAGACACCACTGCCCACACAGACGCTGCCTGCCTCTGCACTCCAGAGTACCCTTTCCTTGA